One window of the Streptomyces asoensis genome contains the following:
- a CDS encoding carbohydrate kinase family protein has translation MIVVAGEALIDLVPQGAGALAGLRPAPGGGPYNTAVALGRLGSPTAFCSRTSQDAFGEALLAGLRDSGVDVSAVQRGTEPTTLAVATLDGNGSAAYSFYVDGTADRLFTAPDTLPAGTRAVSFGTCSLILEPGASAYEELMRTAAAQGLFTALDPNIRAGLIPDADAYRARFKSWLPSVSLLKLSEEDAEWLGGTPREWLSAGPSAVVITQGGDGLTAFTQGGAVYSVPGERVDVVDTIGAGDTVNAALLHGLSVRDALSPAGLAGLGAAGWEQLLRFAARAAAITCSRAGAEPPYASELGGF, from the coding sequence GGGTCTCCGGCCGGCGCCCGGCGGCGGCCCCTACAACACGGCTGTCGCCCTCGGCCGCCTGGGCTCCCCCACGGCCTTCTGTTCCCGCACCTCGCAGGACGCCTTCGGCGAGGCGCTGCTCGCCGGGCTGCGGGACTCGGGCGTGGACGTGTCCGCGGTGCAGCGGGGTACGGAACCGACCACGCTCGCGGTCGCCACCCTCGACGGGAACGGTTCGGCCGCCTACTCCTTCTACGTCGACGGCACCGCCGACCGCCTGTTCACGGCCCCGGACACCCTGCCGGCGGGCACGCGCGCGGTGTCCTTCGGCACCTGCTCCCTCATCCTCGAACCGGGTGCGAGCGCGTACGAGGAGCTGATGCGGACCGCCGCGGCGCAGGGACTGTTCACGGCGCTCGACCCGAACATCCGGGCCGGGCTGATCCCCGACGCCGACGCCTACCGGGCCCGCTTCAAGAGCTGGCTGCCCTCGGTGTCCCTGCTCAAGCTCTCCGAGGAGGACGCCGAGTGGCTGGGCGGCACCCCGCGCGAGTGGCTGTCCGCCGGCCCCTCGGCGGTCGTGATCACCCAGGGCGGCGACGGACTGACCGCCTTCACCCAGGGCGGGGCCGTGTACTCGGTGCCGGGCGAGCGGGTGGACGTCGTGGACACCATCGGCGCCGGGGACACCGTGAACGCGGCTCTGCTGCACGGCCTCTCGGTGCGGGACGCCCTGTCCCCGGCGGGCCTCGCGGGCCTGGGCGCCGCCGGCTGGGAACAGTTGCTGCGGTTCGCCGCCCGCGCAGCGGCGATCACCTGCTCCCGGGCCGGCGCGGAGCCGCCGTACGCCTCCGAGCTGGGCGGCTTCTAG